Proteins co-encoded in one Callospermophilus lateralis isolate mCalLat2 chromosome 2, mCalLat2.hap1, whole genome shotgun sequence genomic window:
- the LOC143391358 gene encoding olfactory receptor 51G2-like — protein MSVFNDSALYPRFLLTGFSGLENRYGLISLPLFLVYGTSIAGNITILFIIRTEASLHQPMYYFLSMLALTDLGLSTTTLPTMLSVFWFHARDIPFNACLVQMYFIHVFSIIESAVLLAMAFDRFVAIREPLRYATILTHGVITGIGLAIAGRALALVFPASFLLKRLQYHAVNILSYPFCLHQDLIKTTVSSRRVSSIYGLMVVICSMGLDSVLLLLSYLLILSTVLSIASKAERVKALNTCISHICAVLTFYTPMIGLSMIRRYGQNASPIIHVLMANVYLLVPPLMNPIVYSVKTKQIRDRILKKFKKQKV, from the coding sequence ATGTCTGTCTTTAATGACTCTGCCCTGTACCCTCGCTTCCTACTGACAGGCTTCTCAGGCCTTGAAAACAGATATGGCTTGATTTCTCTCCCTTTATTCTTGGTTTATGGCACTTCAATTGCAGGGAACATTACTATCCTCTTCATAATAAGAACTGAGGCTTCACTCCACCAACCAATGTACTACTTTCTATCCATGCTGGCGCTCACTGACTTGGGTCTATCCACCACTACCTTGCCCACTATGTTGAGCGTCTTTTGGTTTCATGCCCGGGATATCCCTTTCAATGCTTGCCTGGTCCAGATGTACTTCATTCATGTTTTTTCAATAATTGAGTCTGCTGTGCTATTGGCCATGGCCTTTGACCGCTTTGTAGCAATCCGAGAGCCTCTGCGCTATGCAACCATTCTAACCCATGGCGTGATCACTGGGATTGGGTTGGCAATTGCAGGAAGGGCCTTGGCCCTGGTCTTTCCAGCTTCCTTCCTCCTGAAGAGGCTTCAATATCATGCTGTCAATATTCTTTCCTACCCCTTCTGCTTGCATCAGGACTTAATAAAGACAACTGTATCCAGTCGCCGGGTCAGCAGCATCTATGGTCTCATGGTGGTCATCTGCTCCATGGGACTTGATTCAGTGCTCCTTCTCCTCTCCTATCTCCTCATCCTGAGCACAGTGTTGAGTATTGCCTCCAAGGCAGAGAGAGTGAAAGCCCTCAACACCTGCATTTCCCATATCTGTGCTGTCCTCACTTTCTACACACCAATGATTGGGCTTTCTATGATCCGTCGCTATGGGCAAAATGCTTCTCCAATTATCCATGTGCTCATGGCCAATGTATACTTGCTGGTTCCACCTCTCATGAACCCCATTGTCTACAGTGTCAAGACCAAGCAGATTCGTGACAGAATCCTCAAGAAATTCAAGAAACAAAAAGTTTAG
- the Or52j3 gene encoding olfactory receptor 52J3 has protein sequence MVYHNRSILHPATFFLIGIPGMEKVHAWISLPFCCIYLVALIGNATILTVIKAEKSLREPMFYFLAILSTIDLALSTTSIPRMLGIFWFDAHEINFGSCVAQMFLIHTITGMEAEVLMAMAFDRYVAICAPLHYTTILTSRVLVGISMCIVIRPALITFPFIYLIYRLPFCQARIMAHSYCEHMGIAKLSCGNIHVNAAYGLFVVSLFLLNLVLIGISYVHILRAVFRLPSQDARLKALSTCGSHVAVLCVFYVPSLFSFLTHRFGHKIPQYIHILVANLYLVIPPSLNPIIYGVRTKQIRERVLHVFTKR, from the coding sequence ATGGTATACCACAACAGGAGTATTCTTCACCCAGCCACATTTTTTCTCATTGGAATCCCAGGTATGGAAAAGGTCCATGCCTGGATCTCTCTGCCTTTCTGCTGTATCTACCTTGTGGCTTTAATAGGCAATGCCACAATTCTGACAGTCATCAAGGCAGAGAAGTCTCTCCGAGAGCCCATGTTCTACTTTCTGGCCATCCTTTCAACAATTGATTTGGCCCTTTCTACAACCTCTATACCTCGCATGCTGGGTATCTTCTGGTTTGATGCTCATGAGATTAACTTTGGAAGTTGTGTCGCTCAGATGTTTTTGATTCATACCATCACTGGCATGGAGGCTGAAGTCCTGATGGCCATGGCCTTTGACCGTTATGTGGCCATCTGTGCTCCACTCCATTACACAACCATCTTGACATCTCGCGTGCTGGTGGGCATCAGCATGTGCATTGTAATTCGTCCAGCTCTGATCACATTCCCCTTCATCTACCTAATTTACCGCCTACCTTTCTGTCAGGCTCGGATAATGGCCCATTCCTACTGTGAGCACATGGGCATTGCCAAATTGTCCTGTGGAAATATTCATGTCAATGCTGCCTATGGGCTTTTTGTAGTCTCCCTCTTTCTTCTAAACCTGGTTCTTATTGGCATCTCTTATGTTCACATTCTCCGTGCTGTCTTCCGTCTCCCATCACAGGATGCACGGCTGAAGGCTCTAAGCACGTGTGGTTCTCATGTTGCAGTCCTCTGCGTTTTCTATGTACCATCCCTCTTCTCCTTCCTTACTCATCGATTTGGACACAAAATACCACAGTACATTCACATTTTGGTTGCAAACCTCTATTTGGTTATTCCACCTTCACTTAATCCCATTATTTATGGTGTGAGGACCAAACAGATACGAGAGCGAGTTCTTCATGTGTTTACCAAAAGATGA